Proteins encoded by one window of Haliotis asinina isolate JCU_RB_2024 chromosome 6, JCU_Hal_asi_v2, whole genome shotgun sequence:
- the LOC137287340 gene encoding achaete-scute homolog 1a-like, translating to MRPGNQMIEISTCDLHRRSMAACSRLSAETTLSPPRETQPGTAFRQGKDRPRSRLDHPGRSVNKKGAPYRHVPHSQKPPHLVQRRNARERRRVQAVNGAFSRLRKHVPYEPKHKRLSKVKTLRIAIDYIRQLEDMITDHDRRARDARRDCGGHQAYVNTDIHNIVDGGRNWMQGQPEVHPGQPRRCGRLVHFPSSCAQVNVHTNGYLDLCGGSLM from the exons ATGCGACCAGGGAATCAGATGATTGAGATAAGTACGTGCGACCTTCACAGGAGGAGCATGGCCGCATGTTCGCGTCTGTCGGCAGAGACGACGTTATCACCACCCAGAGAAACACAACCGGGCACCGCCTTCCGCCAGGGTAAGGACAGACCAAGGTCCAGACTTGACCATCCCGGGAGATCTGTCAACAAGAAGGGGGCACCATATCGTCACGTTCCCCATAGCCAGAAACCCCCCCATCTCGTGCAACGACGAAACGCCCGGGAACGTCGCCGTGTTCAGGCCGTGAACGGTGCCTTTTCCCGACTCCGCAAACACGTTCCGTATGAACCGAAACACAAGCGCTTGTCCAAGGTGAAGACTCTCCGGATCGCTATAGACTACATAAGACAGCTGGAAGACATGATCACGGACCATGACAGACGTGCTCGTGACGCTAGGAGGGACTGTGGAGGACATCAGGCCTACGTCAACACTGACATTCATAATATTGTCGACGGCGGCCGGAACTGGATGCAAGGTCAACCG GAAGTGCACCCGGGACAACCAAGAAGATGTGGTCGCCTCGTGCACTTTCCCTCGTCATGCGCACAAGTGAATGTCCACACCAATGGCTATCTCGATCTCTGCGGGGGATCACTGATGTGA